The following proteins are co-located in the Candidatus Methanogranum gryphiswaldense genome:
- a CDS encoding PH domain-containing protein, with amino-acid sequence MDDANVFPTKFGNVFWAIMAMIGFVAVVFYIIFRGEFVYTLPMFFVIILLIVLSAHGTKYIFDKDRLVIKCPLTFSEPPAIPYPSIKKIEDKNLWKYSLGFSSDSVFIYHGTDGFVAVSPKDKQEFIRILRDHCPKAKFEAEKESEKE; translated from the coding sequence ATGGACGACGCAAATGTTTTTCCTACAAAATTCGGTAATGTGTTTTGGGCCATAATGGCCATGATAGGCTTTGTCGCCGTTGTATTCTATATAATATTCAGGGGAGAGTTCGTTTATACCCTTCCGATGTTCTTCGTGATCATTTTGTTGATAGTCCTTTCTGCCCATGGCACCAAGTACATATTCGATAAAGACAGACTGGTCATCAAATGTCCTTTGACCTTCAGTGAGCCACCTGCTATACCGTATCCATCGATCAAGAAGATAGAGGACAAGAATCTTTGGAAATATTCCTTGGGGTTCTCATCGGACTCCGTATTCATATATCATGGCACAGACGGATTCGTAGCTGTATCTCCAAAAGATAAACAGGAGTTCATTCGCATACTCAGGGATCACTGTCCTAAGGCCAAATTTGAAGCTGAGAAAGAATCTGAAAAAGAATGA
- a CDS encoding DEAD/DEAH box helicase, with the protein MTNFTDLGLNVKILKAIGDMGWTEPTPVQIEAIPVGIEGRDILAQAQTGTGKTATYGTIIMERIAPGMKKPSAIILCPTRELAAQVEEELYKLSSYTRHRSVAIYGGSSYSAQFANLKRGTDIVAGTPGRVKDLIEKGVLDVTCIKEAVLDEADRMLDMGFEEEVNFIMDSLPKERHTMLFSATMADEIMRMGGRFMIDPLEVRVSKDEPCSDLVTQYFIPVSRGGKHERLEMILSCNSPKTIVFCQTKKMVDELFEELSEKYKVGELHGDMPQMKREKVIRNFKSDRFQALIATDVAARGIDVNNIDVVVNYDVPSDPEVYLHRIGRTGRAGKEGIAISFVTKMEDNRVRMYERETGKRIHKMRMEDLISIMSGNLAQAPVPEVKVVKVIPSKTETERQEMVALQINLGKEDGYGRVQISDVVKKSAKLTDDLVGRVGLGSTTSYVEIKGDYAEMTLKALSNKNLNGKRISVQIAPNKVPYSDKECTKVARKGDGFSNRAVQGAE; encoded by the coding sequence ATGACTAATTTCACAGATTTGGGACTCAACGTAAAGATTTTGAAAGCAATAGGGGACATGGGATGGACAGAACCAACCCCAGTCCAGATAGAAGCAATACCTGTAGGGATCGAGGGTAGGGACATCCTTGCCCAGGCACAGACAGGTACTGGCAAGACTGCGACATATGGTACAATAATAATGGAAAGGATCGCTCCAGGGATGAAGAAGCCCTCAGCGATCATACTCTGCCCTACAAGGGAACTTGCAGCTCAGGTAGAGGAGGAGCTTTACAAGCTCTCCAGTTACACCAGGCACAGAAGCGTGGCGATATACGGTGGTTCAAGCTACAGCGCTCAGTTCGCTAACCTTAAGAGAGGAACTGACATCGTTGCCGGAACCCCAGGACGTGTAAAGGACCTGATTGAGAAAGGTGTCCTCGACGTAACATGCATCAAAGAGGCCGTACTCGATGAGGCGGACCGTATGCTCGACATGGGTTTTGAAGAGGAGGTCAATTTCATTATGGACTCCTTACCCAAGGAGAGACACACAATGCTCTTCTCTGCTACCATGGCAGATGAGATCATGCGCATGGGCGGACGTTTCATGATCGACCCATTGGAAGTACGTGTATCAAAGGATGAACCATGTTCTGACCTTGTAACGCAGTATTTCATTCCAGTTTCCAGAGGAGGAAAGCACGAGAGACTCGAGATGATCTTGTCATGCAACTCCCCTAAGACAATTGTATTCTGTCAGACCAAGAAGATGGTCGACGAGCTGTTCGAAGAGCTCAGCGAGAAATACAAAGTGGGCGAACTCCACGGCGATATGCCTCAGATGAAGAGAGAGAAAGTTATCAGGAACTTCAAATCTGACAGATTCCAGGCTCTTATCGCGACAGATGTTGCCGCAAGAGGCATCGATGTCAACAACATCGACGTTGTCGTCAACTATGATGTTCCTTCAGATCCAGAGGTCTATCTCCACCGTATCGGAAGGACCGGAAGGGCAGGCAAAGAAGGTATCGCGATATCCTTCGTCACAAAGATGGAGGACAACCGCGTAAGGATGTATGAGAGAGAGACCGGAAAGAGGATCCATAAGATGAGGATGGAAGATCTCATCTCGATCATGTCCGGAAATCTCGCTCAGGCGCCTGTACCCGAGGTTAAAGTGGTCAAGGTTATCCCGTCCAAGACAGAGACCGAGAGACAGGAGATGGTCGCATTGCAGATCAACCTCGGAAAAGAGGATGGTTACGGACGCGTGCAGATATCAGATGTTGTGAAGAAGTCCGCAAAGCTCACCGACGATCTTGTCGGAAGAGTAGGGCTCGGCAGCACAACATCATATGTCGAGATCAAAGGGGACTATGCCGAGATGACACTCAAGGCATTGTCCAACAAGAATCTGAATGGCAAGAGGATATCGGTACAGATCGCACCCAACAAGGTGCCCTATTCTGATAAGGAGTGCACAAAAGTCGCTCGTAAGGGCGACGGCTTCTCCAACAGGGCTGTTCAGGGAGCAGAGTGA
- a CDS encoding sel1 repeat family protein: protein MTDDSITLDALIVVVPTFEEVVKDAEKGELKAQLYVGTAYAEGHVVKKDPKKAFKWYMKAAEQGSAEGQLAVAVMYMKGEGVKKDPSKYLEWCGKAAEQGLEQAQFYLGLTYERGDGVKENTAKAAEWYEKAAAQGNLEAKFRLGTMYLTDPDREDFSKALELLTAVADEGHKFAQYDLYLMYTLGLGMKSPDDFRAFQYLKKAAVEKCPDALFSLGCTYDHGGPHAMQDRKKAFECYERGASVGHPRCMAAVGTAYMFGFGVDQDQRKAVIYLSKAVEKGSLESMNNLGLLYLNGVGVLKDTKKAFDLFSKASAGGFAESSSNLGSMYAMGIGVKADRAKAKEMFELALNGGYEPAKYNLEALEAGAKDSKMYIDDGESYKSFKIIGKE from the coding sequence ATGACCGATGATTCAATAACTTTGGACGCGCTTATCGTTGTTGTGCCTACCTTTGAGGAAGTCGTTAAGGACGCAGAGAAAGGAGAGCTGAAAGCTCAGTTGTATGTTGGTACAGCCTATGCTGAAGGCCATGTGGTGAAGAAGGATCCCAAGAAGGCCTTCAAATGGTATATGAAGGCGGCCGAGCAAGGAAGTGCTGAAGGTCAATTAGCTGTTGCTGTAATGTACATGAAAGGGGAAGGGGTAAAGAAAGACCCTTCGAAGTATCTGGAATGGTGCGGCAAGGCTGCAGAGCAGGGGCTTGAGCAGGCGCAGTTCTATTTGGGGCTCACCTACGAGAGAGGTGACGGTGTGAAGGAGAACACCGCAAAGGCAGCTGAGTGGTATGAGAAGGCCGCAGCACAGGGCAATCTAGAGGCGAAGTTCAGATTGGGTACAATGTACCTCACAGATCCCGACAGAGAGGATTTCAGCAAGGCGCTGGAACTTCTGACAGCGGTCGCGGACGAGGGCCACAAATTTGCTCAATACGACCTGTATCTGATGTATACTTTGGGCCTCGGTATGAAATCGCCGGATGATTTTAGGGCATTCCAGTATCTCAAGAAGGCCGCGGTGGAGAAATGTCCGGATGCCTTGTTCTCTTTAGGATGTACATACGACCATGGCGGTCCGCATGCTATGCAGGACCGGAAGAAGGCCTTTGAATGTTATGAGAGGGGGGCCTCCGTCGGTCATCCCAGGTGCATGGCCGCGGTAGGCACAGCATATATGTTCGGTTTCGGTGTGGATCAGGACCAAAGGAAAGCAGTGATCTATCTTTCAAAGGCCGTGGAGAAAGGTTCTTTGGAATCCATGAACAATCTGGGACTTCTGTATCTCAACGGTGTCGGTGTCCTTAAGGACACGAAGAAGGCCTTTGATCTGTTCAGTAAAGCATCTGCGGGAGGATTTGCTGAATCATCCTCCAATCTTGGTTCTATGTACGCCATGGGCATTGGTGTCAAGGCAGATAGGGCAAAGGCCAAAGAAATGTTCGAACTTGCTTTGAATGGCGGTTACGAACCTGCTAAATACAATCTTGAGGCACTCGAGGCTGGTGCAAAGGATTCTAAGATGTACATAGATGACGGTGAGTCATACAAATCATTCAAGATAATCGGTAAGGAATGA
- a CDS encoding nitroreductase family protein, producing the protein MMDVGTAIRERRSIRKYKPGVIPQKDLDLILEAAMMAPSARNSRPWKFTVVRNRSKMENLSQVTPYVKMAEQASCAIIISGIPSLSEFWQQDCGASVENILLEAKGLGYGTCWCGLYPNPDPVERVKKLLEIKDSEPMAIIVLGVPDESPSPRGHYEPGRVRYFD; encoded by the coding sequence ATGATGGATGTAGGAACTGCAATAAGGGAGCGCAGGAGTATAAGAAAGTACAAACCGGGAGTGATACCGCAAAAGGACCTGGACCTCATACTTGAGGCTGCAATGATGGCCCCCAGTGCCAGAAACTCTCGTCCGTGGAAATTCACGGTCGTAAGGAATCGCAGCAAAATGGAGAACCTGTCACAGGTCACTCCGTATGTGAAGATGGCCGAACAGGCATCTTGCGCTATCATCATCTCTGGGATACCGTCCCTGTCGGAATTCTGGCAACAGGACTGTGGAGCATCCGTCGAGAACATTTTGCTTGAAGCAAAAGGTCTTGGGTACGGTACTTGCTGGTGTGGATTGTATCCCAACCCAGATCCTGTGGAGCGTGTGAAGAAGCTACTCGAGATCAAGGATTCTGAGCCGATGGCCATTATTGTATTGGGCGTACCAGACGAGTCGCCCTCTCCTCGTGGACATTACGAGCCAGGACGCGTAAGATATTTTGATTGA
- a CDS encoding ACT domain-containing protein has protein sequence MSKNVSKESLAERTRIYIDAHPSIKDCVAKGLINYSSLARMIMKDLEVDNEEAVMIACRRYAGKLNTTTDHELSILKILKDSRLEMRTKTCIVTAKNDWTVLHKMDNLFKDLWNENSIMQCVQSASAVTIIADRMLKDRIMDTVGRFNIIKIRENLVEIAVKSPEKIVDTSGVIAFLITNLSDAGINIEETVSCHTDTIFIVGEADMINAYSVLTKCIQSAEQIVNSK, from the coding sequence ATGTCCAAAAATGTGTCTAAGGAGAGTTTGGCCGAAAGAACCAGGATCTATATTGACGCCCATCCGAGCATCAAGGACTGTGTTGCGAAAGGCCTGATAAACTATTCTTCACTGGCAAGAATGATAATGAAGGACCTCGAGGTTGATAATGAGGAGGCCGTCATGATCGCATGTCGCCGTTATGCAGGCAAACTGAACACGACCACCGACCACGAACTCAGCATTCTCAAGATCCTCAAGGACAGCAGGCTGGAGATGAGGACCAAGACGTGTATCGTCACAGCGAAGAACGATTGGACAGTTCTTCATAAGATGGACAATCTCTTCAAGGACCTTTGGAATGAGAATTCGATCATGCAGTGTGTTCAATCCGCATCAGCTGTCACCATCATAGCGGACCGTATGTTGAAGGACAGGATCATGGACACCGTCGGAAGATTCAACATCATAAAGATCAGAGAGAACCTGGTTGAAATAGCCGTGAAATCTCCGGAAAAGATAGTCGATACCAGCGGGGTCATAGCGTTCCTTATAACGAACCTGTCCGACGCCGGCATCAACATAGAGGAGACCGTCAGCTGTCATACGGATACGATCTTCATTGTCGGAGAGGCTGACATGATCAATGCGTATTCTGTTCTGACCAAGTGCATCCAATCTGCTGAACAGATCGTCAACAGCAAATAA